A window of Halobellus sp. LT62 contains these coding sequences:
- a CDS encoding acetolactate synthase large subunit has translation MNASDLLVRCLEGEGVEYVFGVPGEETEDLLFSLRDSKITFVPVRHEQGAAFMANVHGRLTGDAGVCLGTLGPGATNLVTGVADANLDKAPLVAITGQGGLERLHKESHQALDIVGMFGPITKWNTQLNDPDIISESIRKAFKVAEYEKPGATHLEFPEDVAGSETDTTPMDPRERVRLASPDSELLQRTHAFLEEADRPLIIAGNGAVRTDAAARLREFVETTGIPVASTYMGKGTVSDRSPQSLLTLDSGDHQEASDAIEMADLILTVGYDIAEHDPAGWNKGTDTVIVHIDSEPAEVYDAYNPNLELICDLSAALGNLTERMGESETQFDETWYSDLRKHILDDVAADPSGEDPFTVRTVLPVLRDVMGAEDVLISDVGSHKMQIAQNFLTYEPNTCIISNGLASMGISVPGGIAADLAVDAEVVAATGDGGFLMNAAEIETATRVGCGYTILLFTDDDYGLISEKQRAHRGESFGTGLTNPDFMTLAESFGIEGYRPGEWDELEEALRDALATDEMSLVEIPLE, from the coding sequence ATGAACGCATCGGATCTGCTCGTGCGCTGTCTCGAGGGCGAAGGCGTCGAGTACGTGTTCGGTGTTCCTGGAGAAGAGACCGAGGATCTGCTCTTCTCGCTTCGGGACTCCAAAATCACGTTCGTTCCGGTCCGACACGAGCAGGGAGCAGCGTTTATGGCCAACGTTCACGGGCGACTCACTGGCGACGCGGGCGTCTGTCTCGGGACGCTCGGCCCCGGTGCGACGAATCTCGTGACAGGCGTCGCGGACGCGAACTTGGATAAAGCTCCTCTCGTCGCGATCACGGGACAGGGTGGATTGGAGCGTCTGCACAAGGAGAGCCACCAAGCACTCGACATCGTCGGTATGTTCGGCCCGATCACGAAGTGGAACACGCAGCTCAACGATCCCGACATCATCAGCGAATCCATCCGGAAGGCGTTCAAGGTCGCCGAATACGAGAAACCCGGCGCGACCCATCTCGAATTCCCCGAGGACGTCGCCGGCTCGGAGACTGACACCACCCCAATGGATCCTCGTGAGCGTGTCCGGCTCGCATCGCCGGACTCGGAACTGCTTCAACGAACCCATGCATTCCTCGAAGAAGCCGACCGGCCGCTGATTATCGCGGGGAACGGAGCGGTACGGACGGACGCCGCGGCACGGCTCCGCGAGTTCGTTGAGACGACTGGCATCCCCGTCGCTTCCACGTATATGGGAAAGGGAACGGTCTCGGACCGCTCGCCACAGTCGTTGTTGACTCTCGATTCCGGCGACCATCAGGAGGCCTCGGACGCGATCGAAATGGCCGACCTCATCCTCACCGTCGGCTACGACATCGCCGAACACGATCCAGCCGGCTGGAACAAAGGCACGGACACCGTTATCGTGCACATCGACAGTGAACCGGCAGAGGTGTACGATGCGTACAACCCGAACCTCGAACTCATCTGCGATCTTTCGGCAGCACTCGGGAACCTCACGGAACGGATGGGCGAAAGCGAGACGCAGTTCGACGAGACGTGGTACAGCGATTTACGAAAACACATCCTCGACGACGTCGCCGCCGACCCATCGGGGGAGGATCCGTTCACCGTCCGGACGGTACTGCCAGTGTTACGGGACGTCATGGGCGCTGAAGACGTCCTGATTTCCGACGTCGGAAGCCACAAGATGCAGATCGCACAGAACTTCCTCACCTACGAACCCAACACGTGCATTATCTCGAACGGCTTGGCGTCGATGGGAATCTCGGTTCCGGGCGGGATCGCGGCGGATCTCGCGGTCGACGCGGAGGTGGTAGCAGCGACCGGCGACGGCGGGTTCCTGATGAACGCTGCCGAGATCGAGACCGCGACGCGGGTGGGGTGTGGCTACACGATCCTCCTCTTTACCGACGACGATTACGGGCTGATATCCGAGAAGCAGCGCGCTCATCGCGGCGAATCGTTCGGAACGGGACTCACGAATCCGGACTTCATGACGCTCGCCGAGAGCTTCGGTATCGAGGGGTATCGCCCCGGAGAATGGGACGAACTCGAGGAGGCGTTGCGGGATGCGCTCGCGACAGATGAGATGTCTCTCGTCGAGATTCCGCTTGAGTAA
- a CDS encoding thiol-disulfide oxidoreductase DCC family protein: MSGTDPGVDRDGDGDDGDSGNDGDAGNDGDDGAPGQISEVPEGPVILFDGVCNLCNGVVSFLIPRDPEGRLRFAPLQSEAGRALLARHDLPAEDLETVVLVEGDRAHTKSDAAIRVAELLGWPYRLLALGWVVPRGVRDGMYGFVAENRYEWFGRKEQCMVPDEDVSDRFLG, encoded by the coding sequence ATGTCCGGAACCGATCCCGGCGTCGACCGCGACGGAGACGGCGATGACGGCGACAGCGGCAATGATGGCGACGCCGGCAACGACGGCGACGACGGAGCGCCGGGGCAGATATCCGAGGTTCCCGAAGGACCCGTGATCCTCTTCGACGGCGTCTGCAACCTCTGTAACGGCGTCGTGAGCTTTCTGATTCCTCGCGACCCCGAGGGTCGGCTCCGGTTCGCACCGCTGCAGTCGGAAGCCGGCCGCGCGCTGCTCGCCCGCCACGACCTCCCCGCCGAGGATCTCGAAACCGTCGTGCTCGTCGAGGGTGATCGGGCGCACACGAAATCCGACGCCGCGATCCGCGTCGCGGAGCTACTCGGGTGGCCGTATCGACTTCTCGCGTTGGGGTGGGTCGTCCCCCGCGGCGTTCGCGACGGAATGTACGGTTTCGTCGCCGAGAACCGCTACGAGTGGTTCGGCCGGAAAGAGCAGTGTATGGTCCCCGACGAGGACGTCAGCGACAGGTTCCTCGGTTAA
- a CDS encoding NAD-dependent succinate-semialdehyde dehydrogenase, whose amino-acid sequence MERTNPATGETVETYDEHDDREVKDRLSRAESTFEVFRDWSVAERETKLAEVATLLRDRTAEYAELMTREMGKPIAQAEAEIEKCAWVCDHYAEHAGRYLQAEQHPSPPGSTVKTVHEPLGPVLAVMPWNFPFWQVFRFAAPYVAAGNVGLLKHASNVPGCALAIEDVFRDAGFPDGAFQTLLIPSDRVDAVLSDPRIKAATLTGSSSAGRAIAGTAGENLKKTVLELGGSDPYVVLDDADVGTAATTAAWARNLNGGQSCIAAKRFVVHDAVYESFIERFVGEVESFTVGDPTDHDTDVGPQARQDLMEGVHEQVTESVDAGATVLTGGEPLDRDGAYYPPTVLVDVPEGCPVDAEEVFGPVAAVYRVPDEEAAIEKANDTAFGLGASIWTDDLERGERVASRIDAGCTYINELVKSDPRVPFGGVKESGYGRELSEAGIKEFVNRKTVWLQQPKQSDEDEVPTE is encoded by the coding sequence ATGGAAAGAACCAATCCCGCAACCGGCGAGACGGTGGAAACATACGACGAACACGACGACAGGGAGGTCAAAGACCGGCTTTCAAGGGCCGAATCGACGTTCGAGGTGTTCCGAGACTGGTCCGTGGCGGAACGGGAAACGAAACTCGCGGAGGTGGCTACGTTGCTTCGTGACCGGACGGCCGAGTACGCGGAACTGATGACCCGCGAGATGGGCAAACCCATCGCTCAGGCCGAGGCCGAAATCGAGAAGTGTGCGTGGGTCTGTGATCACTACGCTGAGCACGCGGGACGCTATCTACAGGCCGAACAGCATCCGAGTCCGCCGGGCTCGACCGTGAAGACGGTCCACGAACCGCTCGGGCCCGTACTCGCAGTTATGCCGTGGAACTTCCCGTTCTGGCAGGTGTTTCGATTCGCGGCCCCCTACGTAGCTGCGGGGAACGTCGGGCTTCTCAAACACGCCTCGAACGTGCCGGGGTGCGCACTCGCTATCGAAGACGTGTTCCGCGACGCCGGGTTTCCCGACGGTGCGTTCCAGACACTGCTGATCCCGTCGGATCGCGTCGACGCGGTCCTCTCGGATCCACGCATCAAAGCGGCGACACTGACTGGGAGCAGCTCGGCGGGGCGAGCGATCGCCGGCACGGCCGGCGAGAATCTCAAGAAGACCGTCCTCGAACTCGGCGGGAGTGACCCGTACGTCGTCCTCGACGACGCGGACGTCGGAACTGCCGCGACGACCGCCGCTTGGGCGCGGAACCTGAACGGCGGCCAATCGTGTATCGCTGCCAAGCGATTCGTCGTCCACGACGCCGTCTACGAGTCGTTCATCGAGCGGTTCGTCGGGGAAGTCGAGTCGTTCACCGTTGGCGACCCGACGGACCACGACACGGACGTCGGACCGCAGGCGCGACAGGACCTTATGGAAGGGGTTCACGAACAGGTGACTGAGAGCGTCGACGCCGGCGCGACGGTGCTCACGGGCGGTGAGCCACTCGACCGCGACGGGGCGTACTATCCGCCAACGGTGCTCGTAGACGTTCCAGAGGGATGTCCCGTCGACGCCGAGGAGGTGTTCGGCCCCGTGGCAGCCGTCTACCGAGTTCCCGACGAGGAGGCAGCTATCGAGAAAGCGAACGACACGGCGTTCGGTCTCGGAGCAAGCATCTGGACGGACGATCTCGAGCGCGGCGAGCGGGTAGCCAGCCGTATCGACGCTGGCTGCACATACATCAACGAACTGGTGAAGTCCGATCCGCGGGTCCCGTTCGGCGGTGTGAAGGAATCCGGCTACGGCCGTGAACTCTCCGAAGCCGGTATCAAGGAGTTCGTCAATCGAAAGACAGTCTGGCTCCAGCAGCCAAAACAGAGTGACGAAGACGAGGTGCCGACCGAATGA
- a CDS encoding cupin domain-containing protein, which translates to MATVETLPALEAEPHAAVFSNEDPKTVRLSLDADERIEPHRHSGRDIVFYLVDGAVDLDIDDETHSLRAGDVARFEGEREISPIARMPSTVLLAPARRVDD; encoded by the coding sequence ATGGCGACCGTCGAAACCCTCCCCGCGCTCGAAGCCGAACCGCACGCCGCCGTCTTTTCGAATGAAGATCCGAAGACCGTCCGGCTCTCGCTCGACGCCGACGAGCGGATCGAACCACACAGACATTCCGGTCGGGACATCGTGTTCTACCTTGTCGACGGCGCGGTCGACCTCGACATCGACGACGAGACGCACTCGCTGCGAGCGGGTGACGTCGCCCGCTTCGAGGGCGAGCGCGAGATCTCACCGATCGCGAGAATGCCCAGTACAGTTCTTCTCGCCCCCGCCAGACGCGTCGACGATTAA